A stretch of Odocoileus virginianus isolate 20LAN1187 ecotype Illinois unplaced genomic scaffold, Ovbor_1.2 Unplaced_Scaffold_2, whole genome shotgun sequence DNA encodes these proteins:
- the LOC139033338 gene encoding small integral membrane protein 15: MFDLKAWAEYVVEWAAKDPYGFLTTVILALTPLFLASAVLSWKLAKMIEAREKEQKKKQKRQENIAKAKRLKKD, translated from the coding sequence ATGTTTGACCTAAAGGCCTGGGCTGAGTATGTCGTGGAGTGGGCTGCAAAGGACCCTTACGGCTTCCTTACGACAGTCATTCTGGCTCTGACTCCATTGTTCCTAGCAAGCGCTGTGCTGTCTTGGAAACTGGCCAAGATGATTGAGGCCAGGGAAAAggagcaaaagaagaaacaaaaacgtcaagaaaatattgcaaaagcTAAACGACTAAAAAAGGATTGA